The following coding sequences are from one candidate division KSB1 bacterium window:
- a CDS encoding PAS domain S-box protein translates to MERVLVLVEHAENRRLLREWLGERYEVCVEEAAGLPQVPFDLGILDARALDALENEIRERKRQEEPVFLPYLLICSRRDVRLVTRHLWKTVDELVVTPIAKVELAARVEILLRARRLSVELAELAGRMEQILENPMVGVYETDAEGRFLYVNRRVAQMYGAEPAEIVGRLHLLDVVAPEFRELVAQRLASRGAGKEWADLIELELLRKDGSRFSALVAPAGVRDADRTLRGFVGMVVDISERKRLEAELQARYEQQRRLLRLMTGREIRMAELKDVIRALRRQLQEAGLVPLADDPLAGEETEEP, encoded by the coding sequence ACGCCGAGAACCGCCGGCTCCTCCGGGAGTGGCTGGGAGAACGGTACGAGGTGTGCGTGGAAGAGGCCGCGGGGCTTCCGCAGGTGCCTTTCGACCTGGGTATCTTGGACGCTCGCGCCCTCGACGCCCTCGAGAATGAGATCCGGGAAAGGAAAAGGCAGGAAGAACCGGTTTTCCTGCCCTACCTCTTGATCTGCTCGCGCCGTGACGTTCGCCTGGTGACCCGCCACCTCTGGAAGACAGTCGACGAGCTTGTCGTCACACCTATCGCAAAGGTGGAGCTGGCGGCACGAGTGGAGATCCTCTTGCGCGCCCGGCGGCTCTCCGTGGAGTTGGCCGAGCTGGCGGGGAGAATGGAGCAGATCCTTGAGAATCCGATGGTCGGCGTATACGAGACGGACGCCGAGGGGCGATTCCTTTACGTCAATCGCCGTGTGGCGCAGATGTACGGCGCCGAGCCCGCCGAGATTGTAGGGAGGCTGCACCTCCTGGACGTGGTCGCCCCCGAGTTCCGCGAGCTGGTGGCCCAGCGTTTGGCCAGCCGGGGGGCCGGCAAGGAATGGGCGGACCTCATCGAGCTGGAGCTCTTGCGGAAGGACGGCTCTCGCTTCAGCGCGCTGGTCGCCCCCGCCGGGGTGCGCGACGCCGATCGCACCCTGCGGGGATTTGTGGGCATGGTAGTGGACATCAGCGAGCGCAAGCGACTGGAGGCCGAACTCCAGGCCCGATACGAGCAGCAACGCCGCCTACTCCGCCTGATGACGGGACGGGAGATTCGCATGGCTGAGCTGAAAGATGTCATCCGGGCGCTGCGGCGTCAGCTGCAAGAGGCGGGACTTGTGCCCCTGGCCGACGACCCTCTGGCCGGCGAGGAAACGGAGGAGCCGTGA